One segment of Hemibagrus wyckioides isolate EC202008001 linkage group LG05, SWU_Hwy_1.0, whole genome shotgun sequence DNA contains the following:
- the hcfc1b gene encoding host cell factor 1b isoform X1, producing the protein MASSGTNTTSSGSGSVLQPRWKRVLGWSGPVPRPRHGHRAVAIKELMVVFGGGNEGIVDELHVYNTATNQWFIPAVRGDVPPGCAAYGFVCDGTRLLVFGGMVEYGKYSNDLYELQASRWEWKRLKPKAPKNGPPPCPRLGHSFSLVGNKCYLFGGLANDSEDPKNNIPRYLNDLYTLELRPGSNVAGWDIPITYGVLPPPRESHTAVVYTEKTSKKSRLVIYGGMSGCRLGDLWTLDIDTLTWNKPSISGTAPLPRSLHSATTISNKMYVFGGWVPLVMDDVKVATHEKEWKCTNTLACLNLDTMTWETILMDTLEDNIPRARAGHCSVAINSRLYVWSGRDGYRKAWNNQVCCKDLWYLETDRPLAPSRVQLVRANTSSLEVSWGAVPTADAYLLQLQKYEIPAATTASSPSVTPTSSLPSNSPKSPAPAAAAPAAQSIPVTGVTLVPQVPSPTTSMPGSPLAAASPRGPAILKVATPQATAGTSIVTVRQANQVGKSPVTVASLPAGVRMVVPAQSAQGTPIGSSPQMSGMAALAAAAAATQKIPPSSAATVLNVPAGATIVKTVAVTPGSTALPATVKVASPVTVSNPATRMLKTAAAQAGTSTITTPNTPTRPIITVHKSGTVTVAQQAQVVTTVVGGVTKTITLVKSPLTVGSGGTLISSLGKVMSMVQTKPVQTSAVTGQAGSPVTQIIQTKGPLPAGTILKLVTSADGKPTTIITTTQAGGTGSKPTILGISPTTTTKPGTTIIKTIPMSAIQQGAAGLSYCAASSTGIKSPITIITTKMVTPGTPGKIITAVPKLAAGAAQQGVTQVVLKGAPGQPGTILRTVPMGGVRLVSPGTTVKPTVTTLVVKGTTGVTTLGTVTGTISTSLAGGNVPTANASLATPITTLGTIATLSSQVISPTAITVSAAQPNLTTAPTVAIQAATQPTQVTLISTPSGVEAQQDLPVSILASPTSEQPSTTGTEAGDAPGEVTLVCSNPPCETHETGTTNTATTVSANIGNERVCSNPPCETHVTGTTNTTTTASADMGRVQQVCSNPPCETHETGTTNTSTQASSNMGTETNTVQRVCSNPPCETHETGTTNTATQASSSMGSAETNIVQRVCSNPPCETHETGTTNTSTQSSSSMGSAGTNTVQRVCSNPPCETHETGTTNTATQSSSSMGSAGTNTVQRVCSNPPCETHETGTTNTPTQASSNIGTGQNGMVQRVCSNPPCETHETGTTNTATTATSSLESAEGTAQQSGDGQDAGTSAEATSLTEPANPPIQSRAITTVTQATPTPGPSVPEISSMAGSAAVVEGSGEAEAMEQGDSEAVAMGEEPMQTEGELGEEGAVRVVAIEEGSAGEAGTMLQVHVAMEAQPGQGEQAEVGMEQGGESAEAVALAGQDSEALALPQELMAAEGQQTTLMVTGLTPEELAVTAAAEAAAQAAATEEAQALAIQAVLQAAQQAVLNEGDPGQDGQQTTTIPIVLTQQELAALVQQQQQLQEVQAAAAAAAAASAQQLGANSGAAPLPTEGLAPADSLNDPTTESNGHEMAAAAVTGAVAQLLPSTSAETLAPSSTLAPAQPMVVASPAKIQAATTLAEVANGIESAAGKPGVPPAIVKPPVKKENQWFDVGIVKVTNMVVTHYYVPADDSEVIDDDSGAIPDYSQMKKVELSPGTAYKFRVAGINACGRGTFSEVSAFKTCLPGFPGAPCAIKISKSPDGAHLTWEPPSVTSGKIIEYSVYLAIQSSQTTEAKASAPAQLAFMRVYCGPNPSCLVQTSSLSNAHIDYTTKPAIIFRIAARNEKGYGPATQVRWLQETSKDGSAAKPAAKRPVSSPDTKGTGPKKARADQ; encoded by the exons ATGGCTTCTTCTGGTACTAACACCACATCGAGCGGTTCAGGCTCAGTGTTGCAGCCGAGGTGGAAGCGGGTGCTCGGATGGTCCGGCCCGGTGCCTCGGCCTCGTCACGGCCACCGCGCCGTCGCCATTAAAGAACTGATGGTGGTTTTCGGCGGCGGCAACGAAGGAATAGTGGATGAGCTTCACGTCTACAACACAG cAACTAATCAGTGGTTTATCCCGGCTGTCCGGGGCGATGTGCCACCCGGCTGTGCTGCGTATGGATTTGTGTGCGACGGCACCCGGCTGTTGGTGTTTGGGGGTATGGTCGAATATGGGAAATACAGCAACGATCTCTATGAGCTACAG gcCAGTAGATGGGAGTGGAAACGACTGAAGCCTAAAGCTCCAAAGAACGGCCCGCCTCCTTGTCCACGCCTGGGTCACAGCTTCTCCCTCGTAGGGAATAAATGCTACCTATTTGGCGGACTTGCCAATGACAGCGAAGATCCCAAAAACAATATTCCAAG ATACCTGAATGACCTGTACACACTAGAGCTACGCCCAGGATCCAATGTGGCAGGCTGGGACATCCCCATCACATACGGCGTGCTTCCGCCACCTCGCGAGAGCCACACAGCCGTAGTCTACACAGAGAAAACCTCAAAGAAGTCTCGCCTTGTTATCTACGGAGGCATGAGCGGCTGCCGCCTCGGAGATCTCTGGACATTAGATATAG ACACACTTACCTGGAACAAGCCGTCAATCAGTGGCACGGCTCCTCTccctcgcagtctccactctgcCACCACCATATCCAACAA GATGTACGTGTTTGGTGGGTGGGTGCCTTTGGTGATGGATGACGTGAAAGTGGCTACACATGAAAAAGAATGGAAGTGTACAAACACACTGGCATGCCTAAATCTAG ACACAATGACTTGGGAGACTATTTTAATGGACACCCTAGAAGATAACATCCCTAGAGCCAGGGCAGGACACTGCTCTGTAGCTATCAACTCTCGACTTTACGTCTGGAGTGGCAGAGACGGTTACCGCAAAGCCTGGAATAACCAAGTGTGCTGCAAAGACCTCTGGTATTTGGAGACAG ACCGTCCTCTGGCGCCGTCTCGTGTGCAGTTGGTTCGTGCCAATACAAGTTCTCTGGAGGTGAGCTGGGGTGCTGTGCCCACTGCTGATGCCTACCTGCTGCAGCTGCAGAAATACGAAATTCCAGCAGCAACGACTGCCTCATCCCCCAGCGTCACTCCCACTTCCTCGCTGCCCTCCAACTCGCCCAAGAGTCCGGCCCCGGCTGCCGCTGCTCCTGCCGCTCAGAGCATACCTGTCACAGGGGTCACCCTTGTACCACAGGTACCCTCACCAACCACATCCATGCCTGGGAGCCCACTTGCTGCAGCCTCGCCGCGTGGTCCAG CCATCTTGAAAGTGGCAACACCTCAGGCCACTGCTGGGACGTCTATTGTCACTGTGCGTCAGGCCAATCAAGTGGGAAAATCCCCAGTTACTGTTGCATCACTTCCTGCCGGAGTCCGTATGGTTGTTCCTGCACAGAGCGCACAAGGAACA CCAATTGGGAGCAGCCCTCAGATGAGTGGCATGGCCGCTCTGGCTGCAGCTGCGGCTGCCACGCAGAAAATCCCTCCTTCATCGGCAGCTACTGTGCTGAATGTTCCAGCAGGAGCCACCATAGTGAAAACTGTTGCGGTCACTCCAGGCTCCACAGCTCTTCCTGCTACAGTGAAAGTAGCTTCACCAGTGACT GTGAGCAACCCAGCAACTCGCATGCTGAAGACGGCTGCAGCTCAGGCTGGAACTTCTACCATCACTACCCCCAACACGCCAACACGTCCCATTATCACTGTGCACAAATCAGGTACAGTGACCGTGGCCCAGCAGGCCCAGGTGGTCACCACCGTGGTGGGAGGAGTCACTAAAACCATTACACTCGTAAAGAGCCCGCTCACTGTGGGCAGCGGCGGCACTCTG ATCTCTAGTTTGGGGAAGGTGATGTCCATGGTCCAGACAAAACCAGTACAGACATCTGCAGTAACCGGACAAGCTGGCAGCCCTGTCACACAGATCATACAG ACGAAGGGTCCTCTGCCTGCAGGCACCATATTGAAGCTAGTCACCTCAGCAGACGGCAAacccaccaccattatcactaCCACACAGGCAGGTGGCACTGGCAGCAAACCGACCATTCTGGGCATCTCCCCTACAACCACTACCAAGCCTggcaccaccatcatcaaaaccATACCCATGTCTGCTATTCAGCAGGGAGCTGCGGGTTTGTCTTACT GTGCTGCCTCCAGCACTGGTATAAAGTCTCCTATCACAATCATCACAACCAAAATGGTGACGCCTGGCACACCAGGAAAAATCATCACTGCAGTACCAAAACTGGCTGCTGGAGCTGCACAGCAGGGAGTGACTCAG gtGGTCCTGAAGGGGGCACCAGGGCAGCCTGGCACCATTCTTCGCACTGTGCCCATGGGTGGTGTGCGTCTCGTTTCTCCTGGTACCACTGTAAAACCCACAGTTACCACACTCGTGGTTAAAGGCACCACAG GAGTAACTACTCTTGGCACTGTGACCGGAACAATTTCAACCAGCTTGGCAGGGGGCAACGTTCCCACTGCTAATGCTAGCCTGGCTACTCCCATAACCACCCTGGGCACCATTGCCACGCTCTCTAGTCAGGTGATCAGTCCCACAGCTATCACAGTGTCTGCAGCTCAGCCAAACCTGACTACAGCACCTACAGTGGCCATACAG GCAGCTACACAGCCCACTCAGGTGACGCTGATAAGCACCCCCAGTGGGGTGGAGGCACAGCAGGACCTCCCTGTGTCCATTCTGGCCTCCCCCACCTCTGAACAGCCCTCCACCACAGGCACCGAAGCGGGCGATGCCCCGGGTGAAGTAACTCTGGTCTGCTCCAACCCACCATGCGAAACCCATGAAACCGGTACCACCAACACGGCCACCACAGTCTCTGCCAATATCGGAAATGAGCGTGTGTGTTCAAACCCACCTTGTGAGACACACGTAACTGGAACAACCAACACGACGACCACGGCATCGGCCGACATGGGACGCGTGCAGCAAGTATGCAGCAACCCACCATGCGAAACACATGAAACGGGCACCACAAACACATCAACACAGGCGTCCTCAAACATGGGCACAGAGACCAACACGGTACAGAGAGTATGTTCCAACCCACCTTGTGAGACCCATGAAACCGGCACCACCAACACAGCAACGCAGGCATCTTCAAGTATGGGTAGTGCGGAGACTAATATTGTACAGAGAGTCTGTTCCAACCCACCTTGTGAGACCCATGAAACCGGCACCACCAACACATCCACCCAGTCCTCTTCCAGTATGGGCAGTGCGGGGACCAacactgtacagagagtgtGTTCAAACCCGCCATGTGAGACCCATGAAACCGGCACCACCAACACAGCCACCCAGTCCTCTTCCAGTATGGGCAGTGCGGGGACCAacactgtacagagagtgtGTTCAAACCCGCCATGTGAGACCCATGAGACTGGCACTACTAATACACCCACACAGGCTTCGTCCAACATCGGCACAGGGCAAAATGGCATGGTGCAGAGAGTGTGTTCCAACCCGCCATGTGAGACCCACGAGACCGGCACCACCAACACAGCCACTACTGCCACCAGCAGCCTTGAGTCAGCCGAAGGAACAG CGCAACAGAGTGGTGACGGACAAGACGCTGGCACCAGTGCTGAGGCGACTTCATTGACGGAACCTGCCAATCCCCCAATCCAGAGCAGAGCCATCACCACTGtgacacaggccacacccacccCAGGACCCTCTGTTCCT GAAATCTCGTCTATGGCAGGCTCTGCTGCTGTAGTAGAGGGCTCTGGTGAAGCTGAAGCAATGGAGCAGGGAGACTCTGAAGCAGTAGCAATGGGCGAGGAGCCCATGCAAACCGAGGGAGAACTGGGTGAAGAGGGAGCTGTTAGAGTTGTTGCTATTGAGGAGGGTTCTGCTGGTGAGGCAGGCACCATGCTCCAGGTTCACGTTGCCATGGAAGCACAGCCAGGCCAGGGAGAGCAGGCTGAGGTAGGG ATGGAGCAGGGTGGTGAGAGTGCAGAGGCTGTGGCTCTGGCAGGGCAGGACTCTGAGGCCTTAGCACTGCCTCAGGAGCTAATGGCAGCTGAGGGACAGCAGACCACATTGATGGTAACAGGACTGACCCCAGAGGAACTTGCTGTCACTGCCGCAGCAGAAGCTGCCGCTCAGGCTGCAGCCACAGAAGAGGCCCAGGCGCTTGCCATTCAGGCTGTACTACAGGCAGCCCAACAGGCCGTGCTCA atgaaGGAGACCCTGGACAGGATGGTCAGCAGACCACTACCATTCCTATTGTACTGACGCAACAGGAACTGGCTGctctggtccagcagcagcagcaacttcAGGAGGTTCAAGCAGcagccgccgccgccgccgccgcctcTGCCCAGCAGCTGGGAGCCAATTCGGGGGCAGCGCCTCTGCCCACTGAGGGCCTGGCACCTGCGGACAGCCTCAATGACCCCACAACCGAGAGTAATGGCCATGAGATGGCTGCTGCAGCAGTAACTGGAGCTGTGGCTCAGCTTCTACCCAGCACTTCTGCAGaga CTTTGGCTCCATCGAGTACACTTGCCCCAGCCCAGCCCATGGTGGTTGCCAGCCCTGCCAAAATACAGGCTGCCACTACACTTGCTGAGGTGGCCAATGGCATCGAGTCTGCAGCTGGG AAGCCAGGAGTACCCCCTGCAATTGTGAAACCACCagtgaagaaagaaaatcagtgGTTTGATGTTGGAATAGTAAAGGTTACCAACATGGTCGTTACACACTATTATGTCCCAGCAGACGATTCGGAGGTTATTGAT GATGATTCTGGGGCAATACCAGACTACAGTCAAATGAAGAAAGTGGAGCTCTCTCCTGGCACTGCATACAAGTTCCGTGTGGCCGGAATCAACGCTTGCGGCCGTGGAACGTTTTCCGAAGTGTCTGCGTTCAAGACATGCTTGCCTGGCTTCCCTGGAGCACCATGTGCCATTAAAATCAGCAAG AGCCCTGATGGTGCTCACCTCACCTGGGAACCTCCATCAGTGACGTCGGGGAAGATCATAGAGTACTCTGTCTACCTGGCCATCCAGAGCTCTCAGACGACCGAGGCGAAAGCATCTGCCCCGGCTCAGCTGGCCTTTATGCGGGTATACTGTGGGCCAAATCCCTCCTGCTTAGTCCAGACTTCCAGCCTGTCCAACGCTCACATCGACTACACCACCAAACCCGCCATCATCTTCCGCATTGCTGCCCGCAATGAGAAGGGCTACGGCCCTGCTACACAAGTCAGGTGGCTACAAG AAACGAGTAAAGATGGATCTGCTGCCAAGCCTGCAGCAAAGAGACCGGTCTCATCTCCTGATAC GAAAGGTACCGGTCCCAAAAAGGCTAGAGCTGACCAGTGA
- the hcfc1b gene encoding host cell factor 1b isoform X3 yields MASSGTNTTSSGSGSVLQPRWKRVLGWSGPVPRPRHGHRAVAIKELMVVFGGGNEGIVDELHVYNTATNQWFIPAVRGDVPPGCAAYGFVCDGTRLLVFGGMVEYGKYSNDLYELQASRWEWKRLKPKAPKNGPPPCPRLGHSFSLVGNKCYLFGGLANDSEDPKNNIPRYLNDLYTLELRPGSNVAGWDIPITYGVLPPPRESHTAVVYTEKTSKKSRLVIYGGMSGCRLGDLWTLDIDTLTWNKPSISGTAPLPRSLHSATTISNKMYVFGGWVPLVMDDVKVATHEKEWKCTNTLACLNLDTMTWETILMDTLEDNIPRARAGHCSVAINSRLYVWSGRDGYRKAWNNQVCCKDLWYLETDRPLAPSRVQLVRANTSSLEVSWGAVPTADAYLLQLQKYEIPAATTASSPSVTPTSSLPSNSPKSPAPAAAAPAAQSIPVTGVTLVPQVPSPTTSMPGSPLAAASPRGPAILKVATPQATAGTSIVTVRQANQVGKSPVTVASLPAGVRMVVPAQSAQGTPIGSSPQMSGMAALAAAAAATQKIPPSSAATVLNVPAGATIVKTVAVTPGSTALPATVKVASPVTVSNPATRMLKTAAAQAGTSTITTPNTPTRPIITVHKSGTVTVAQQAQVVTTVVGGVTKTITLVKSPLTVGSGGTLISSLGKVMSMVQTKPVQTSAVTGQAGSPVTQIIQTKGPLPAGTILKLVTSADGKPTTIITTTQAGGTGSKPTILGISPTTTTKPGTTIIKTIPMSAIQQGAAGAASSTGIKSPITIITTKMVTPGTPGKIITAVPKLAAGAAQQGVTQVVLKGAPGQPGTILRTVPMGGVRLVSPGTTVKPTVTTLVVKGTTGVTTLGTVTGTISTSLAGGNVPTANASLATPITTLGTIATLSSQVISPTAITVSAAQPNLTTAPTVAIQAATQPTQVTLISTPSGVEAQQDLPVSILASPTSEQPSTTGTEAGDAPGEVTLVCSNPPCETHETGTTNTATTVSANIGNERVCSNPPCETHVTGTTNTTTTASADMGRVQQVCSNPPCETHETGTTNTSTQASSNMGTETNTVQRVCSNPPCETHETGTTNTATQASSSMGSAETNIVQRVCSNPPCETHETGTTNTSTQSSSSMGSAGTNTVQRVCSNPPCETHETGTTNTATQSSSSMGSAGTNTVQRVCSNPPCETHETGTTNTPTQASSNIGTGQNGMVQRVCSNPPCETHETGTTNTATTATSSLESAEGTAQQSGDGQDAGTSAEATSLTEPANPPIQSRAITTVTQATPTPGPSVPEISSMAGSAAVVEGSGEAEAMEQGDSEAVAMGEEPMQTEGELGEEGAVRVVAIEEGSAGEAGTMLQVHVAMEAQPGQGEQAEVGMEQGGESAEAVALAGQDSEALALPQELMAAEGQQTTLMVTGLTPEELAVTAAAEAAAQAAATEEAQALAIQAVLQAAQQAVLNEGDPGQDGQQTTTIPIVLTQQELAALVQQQQQLQEVQAAAAAAAAASAQQLGANSGAAPLPTEGLAPADSLNDPTTESNGHEMAAAAVTGAVAQLLPSTSAETLAPSSTLAPAQPMVVASPAKIQAATTLAEVANGIESAAGKPGVPPAIVKPPVKKENQWFDVGIVKVTNMVVTHYYVPADDSEVIDDDSGAIPDYSQMKKVELSPGTAYKFRVAGINACGRGTFSEVSAFKTCLPGFPGAPCAIKISKSPDGAHLTWEPPSVTSGKIIEYSVYLAIQSSQTTEAKASAPAQLAFMRVYCGPNPSCLVQTSSLSNAHIDYTTKPAIIFRIAARNEKGYGPATQVRWLQETSKDGSAAKPAAKRPVSSPDTKGTGPKKARADQ; encoded by the exons ATGGCTTCTTCTGGTACTAACACCACATCGAGCGGTTCAGGCTCAGTGTTGCAGCCGAGGTGGAAGCGGGTGCTCGGATGGTCCGGCCCGGTGCCTCGGCCTCGTCACGGCCACCGCGCCGTCGCCATTAAAGAACTGATGGTGGTTTTCGGCGGCGGCAACGAAGGAATAGTGGATGAGCTTCACGTCTACAACACAG cAACTAATCAGTGGTTTATCCCGGCTGTCCGGGGCGATGTGCCACCCGGCTGTGCTGCGTATGGATTTGTGTGCGACGGCACCCGGCTGTTGGTGTTTGGGGGTATGGTCGAATATGGGAAATACAGCAACGATCTCTATGAGCTACAG gcCAGTAGATGGGAGTGGAAACGACTGAAGCCTAAAGCTCCAAAGAACGGCCCGCCTCCTTGTCCACGCCTGGGTCACAGCTTCTCCCTCGTAGGGAATAAATGCTACCTATTTGGCGGACTTGCCAATGACAGCGAAGATCCCAAAAACAATATTCCAAG ATACCTGAATGACCTGTACACACTAGAGCTACGCCCAGGATCCAATGTGGCAGGCTGGGACATCCCCATCACATACGGCGTGCTTCCGCCACCTCGCGAGAGCCACACAGCCGTAGTCTACACAGAGAAAACCTCAAAGAAGTCTCGCCTTGTTATCTACGGAGGCATGAGCGGCTGCCGCCTCGGAGATCTCTGGACATTAGATATAG ACACACTTACCTGGAACAAGCCGTCAATCAGTGGCACGGCTCCTCTccctcgcagtctccactctgcCACCACCATATCCAACAA GATGTACGTGTTTGGTGGGTGGGTGCCTTTGGTGATGGATGACGTGAAAGTGGCTACACATGAAAAAGAATGGAAGTGTACAAACACACTGGCATGCCTAAATCTAG ACACAATGACTTGGGAGACTATTTTAATGGACACCCTAGAAGATAACATCCCTAGAGCCAGGGCAGGACACTGCTCTGTAGCTATCAACTCTCGACTTTACGTCTGGAGTGGCAGAGACGGTTACCGCAAAGCCTGGAATAACCAAGTGTGCTGCAAAGACCTCTGGTATTTGGAGACAG ACCGTCCTCTGGCGCCGTCTCGTGTGCAGTTGGTTCGTGCCAATACAAGTTCTCTGGAGGTGAGCTGGGGTGCTGTGCCCACTGCTGATGCCTACCTGCTGCAGCTGCAGAAATACGAAATTCCAGCAGCAACGACTGCCTCATCCCCCAGCGTCACTCCCACTTCCTCGCTGCCCTCCAACTCGCCCAAGAGTCCGGCCCCGGCTGCCGCTGCTCCTGCCGCTCAGAGCATACCTGTCACAGGGGTCACCCTTGTACCACAGGTACCCTCACCAACCACATCCATGCCTGGGAGCCCACTTGCTGCAGCCTCGCCGCGTGGTCCAG CCATCTTGAAAGTGGCAACACCTCAGGCCACTGCTGGGACGTCTATTGTCACTGTGCGTCAGGCCAATCAAGTGGGAAAATCCCCAGTTACTGTTGCATCACTTCCTGCCGGAGTCCGTATGGTTGTTCCTGCACAGAGCGCACAAGGAACA CCAATTGGGAGCAGCCCTCAGATGAGTGGCATGGCCGCTCTGGCTGCAGCTGCGGCTGCCACGCAGAAAATCCCTCCTTCATCGGCAGCTACTGTGCTGAATGTTCCAGCAGGAGCCACCATAGTGAAAACTGTTGCGGTCACTCCAGGCTCCACAGCTCTTCCTGCTACAGTGAAAGTAGCTTCACCAGTGACT GTGAGCAACCCAGCAACTCGCATGCTGAAGACGGCTGCAGCTCAGGCTGGAACTTCTACCATCACTACCCCCAACACGCCAACACGTCCCATTATCACTGTGCACAAATCAGGTACAGTGACCGTGGCCCAGCAGGCCCAGGTGGTCACCACCGTGGTGGGAGGAGTCACTAAAACCATTACACTCGTAAAGAGCCCGCTCACTGTGGGCAGCGGCGGCACTCTG ATCTCTAGTTTGGGGAAGGTGATGTCCATGGTCCAGACAAAACCAGTACAGACATCTGCAGTAACCGGACAAGCTGGCAGCCCTGTCACACAGATCATACAG ACGAAGGGTCCTCTGCCTGCAGGCACCATATTGAAGCTAGTCACCTCAGCAGACGGCAAacccaccaccattatcactaCCACACAGGCAGGTGGCACTGGCAGCAAACCGACCATTCTGGGCATCTCCCCTACAACCACTACCAAGCCTggcaccaccatcatcaaaaccATACCCATGTCTGCTATTCAGCAGGGAGCTGCGG GTGCTGCCTCCAGCACTGGTATAAAGTCTCCTATCACAATCATCACAACCAAAATGGTGACGCCTGGCACACCAGGAAAAATCATCACTGCAGTACCAAAACTGGCTGCTGGAGCTGCACAGCAGGGAGTGACTCAG gtGGTCCTGAAGGGGGCACCAGGGCAGCCTGGCACCATTCTTCGCACTGTGCCCATGGGTGGTGTGCGTCTCGTTTCTCCTGGTACCACTGTAAAACCCACAGTTACCACACTCGTGGTTAAAGGCACCACAG GAGTAACTACTCTTGGCACTGTGACCGGAACAATTTCAACCAGCTTGGCAGGGGGCAACGTTCCCACTGCTAATGCTAGCCTGGCTACTCCCATAACCACCCTGGGCACCATTGCCACGCTCTCTAGTCAGGTGATCAGTCCCACAGCTATCACAGTGTCTGCAGCTCAGCCAAACCTGACTACAGCACCTACAGTGGCCATACAG GCAGCTACACAGCCCACTCAGGTGACGCTGATAAGCACCCCCAGTGGGGTGGAGGCACAGCAGGACCTCCCTGTGTCCATTCTGGCCTCCCCCACCTCTGAACAGCCCTCCACCACAGGCACCGAAGCGGGCGATGCCCCGGGTGAAGTAACTCTGGTCTGCTCCAACCCACCATGCGAAACCCATGAAACCGGTACCACCAACACGGCCACCACAGTCTCTGCCAATATCGGAAATGAGCGTGTGTGTTCAAACCCACCTTGTGAGACACACGTAACTGGAACAACCAACACGACGACCACGGCATCGGCCGACATGGGACGCGTGCAGCAAGTATGCAGCAACCCACCATGCGAAACACATGAAACGGGCACCACAAACACATCAACACAGGCGTCCTCAAACATGGGCACAGAGACCAACACGGTACAGAGAGTATGTTCCAACCCACCTTGTGAGACCCATGAAACCGGCACCACCAACACAGCAACGCAGGCATCTTCAAGTATGGGTAGTGCGGAGACTAATATTGTACAGAGAGTCTGTTCCAACCCACCTTGTGAGACCCATGAAACCGGCACCACCAACACATCCACCCAGTCCTCTTCCAGTATGGGCAGTGCGGGGACCAacactgtacagagagtgtGTTCAAACCCGCCATGTGAGACCCATGAAACCGGCACCACCAACACAGCCACCCAGTCCTCTTCCAGTATGGGCAGTGCGGGGACCAacactgtacagagagtgtGTTCAAACCCGCCATGTGAGACCCATGAGACTGGCACTACTAATACACCCACACAGGCTTCGTCCAACATCGGCACAGGGCAAAATGGCATGGTGCAGAGAGTGTGTTCCAACCCGCCATGTGAGACCCACGAGACCGGCACCACCAACACAGCCACTACTGCCACCAGCAGCCTTGAGTCAGCCGAAGGAACAG CGCAACAGAGTGGTGACGGACAAGACGCTGGCACCAGTGCTGAGGCGACTTCATTGACGGAACCTGCCAATCCCCCAATCCAGAGCAGAGCCATCACCACTGtgacacaggccacacccacccCAGGACCCTCTGTTCCT GAAATCTCGTCTATGGCAGGCTCTGCTGCTGTAGTAGAGGGCTCTGGTGAAGCTGAAGCAATGGAGCAGGGAGACTCTGAAGCAGTAGCAATGGGCGAGGAGCCCATGCAAACCGAGGGAGAACTGGGTGAAGAGGGAGCTGTTAGAGTTGTTGCTATTGAGGAGGGTTCTGCTGGTGAGGCAGGCACCATGCTCCAGGTTCACGTTGCCATGGAAGCACAGCCAGGCCAGGGAGAGCAGGCTGAGGTAGGG ATGGAGCAGGGTGGTGAGAGTGCAGAGGCTGTGGCTCTGGCAGGGCAGGACTCTGAGGCCTTAGCACTGCCTCAGGAGCTAATGGCAGCTGAGGGACAGCAGACCACATTGATGGTAACAGGACTGACCCCAGAGGAACTTGCTGTCACTGCCGCAGCAGAAGCTGCCGCTCAGGCTGCAGCCACAGAAGAGGCCCAGGCGCTTGCCATTCAGGCTGTACTACAGGCAGCCCAACAGGCCGTGCTCA atgaaGGAGACCCTGGACAGGATGGTCAGCAGACCACTACCATTCCTATTGTACTGACGCAACAGGAACTGGCTGctctggtccagcagcagcagcaacttcAGGAGGTTCAAGCAGcagccgccgccgccgccgccgcctcTGCCCAGCAGCTGGGAGCCAATTCGGGGGCAGCGCCTCTGCCCACTGAGGGCCTGGCACCTGCGGACAGCCTCAATGACCCCACAACCGAGAGTAATGGCCATGAGATGGCTGCTGCAGCAGTAACTGGAGCTGTGGCTCAGCTTCTACCCAGCACTTCTGCAGaga CTTTGGCTCCATCGAGTACACTTGCCCCAGCCCAGCCCATGGTGGTTGCCAGCCCTGCCAAAATACAGGCTGCCACTACACTTGCTGAGGTGGCCAATGGCATCGAGTCTGCAGCTGGG AAGCCAGGAGTACCCCCTGCAATTGTGAAACCACCagtgaagaaagaaaatcagtgGTTTGATGTTGGAATAGTAAAGGTTACCAACATGGTCGTTACACACTATTATGTCCCAGCAGACGATTCGGAGGTTATTGAT GATGATTCTGGGGCAATACCAGACTACAGTCAAATGAAGAAAGTGGAGCTCTCTCCTGGCACTGCATACAAGTTCCGTGTGGCCGGAATCAACGCTTGCGGCCGTGGAACGTTTTCCGAAGTGTCTGCGTTCAAGACATGCTTGCCTGGCTTCCCTGGAGCACCATGTGCCATTAAAATCAGCAAG AGCCCTGATGGTGCTCACCTCACCTGGGAACCTCCATCAGTGACGTCGGGGAAGATCATAGAGTACTCTGTCTACCTGGCCATCCAGAGCTCTCAGACGACCGAGGCGAAAGCATCTGCCCCGGCTCAGCTGGCCTTTATGCGGGTATACTGTGGGCCAAATCCCTCCTGCTTAGTCCAGACTTCCAGCCTGTCCAACGCTCACATCGACTACACCACCAAACCCGCCATCATCTTCCGCATTGCTGCCCGCAATGAGAAGGGCTACGGCCCTGCTACACAAGTCAGGTGGCTACAAG AAACGAGTAAAGATGGATCTGCTGCCAAGCCTGCAGCAAAGAGACCGGTCTCATCTCCTGATAC GAAAGGTACCGGTCCCAAAAAGGCTAGAGCTGACCAGTGA